A single region of the Pseudomonas granadensis genome encodes:
- the lpdA gene encoding dihydrolipoyl dehydrogenase, with amino-acid sequence MSNYDVVILGGGPGGYNAAIRAGQLGLRAACVEGRATLGGTCLNVGCMPSKALLHASELYEAAMGTEFANLGIEVKPTLNLAQMMKQKDESVAGLTKGIEFLFRKNKVDWIKGWGHIDGPGKVSVTEHQGNKVELTAKDIIIATGSEPTPLPGVEIDNQRILDSTGALSLSEVPRHLVVIGAGVIGLELGSVWRRLGAQVTVIEYLDRICPGVDAEAGKTLQRALGKQGINFKLSSKVTSATSSASGVQLNIEPAAGGSAELLEADYVLVAIGRRPYTAGLGLENVGLSTDKRGMLANKQHRTEAPGVWVIGDVTSGPMLAHKAEDEAMACIEQIHGKAGEVNYELIPNVIYTRPELASVGKTEEQLKAEGRAYKVGKFPFTANSRAKINHETEGFAKVLADERTDEVLGVHLVGPSVSEMIGEFCVAMEFSASAEDIALTCHPHPTRSEALRQAAMNVEGMATQM; translated from the coding sequence ATGAGCAACTATGACGTAGTGATTCTGGGCGGCGGTCCCGGCGGTTATAACGCAGCGATTCGTGCTGGCCAGCTGGGTCTCAGGGCCGCTTGCGTGGAGGGGCGCGCAACGCTCGGCGGCACCTGCCTCAATGTCGGCTGCATGCCTTCAAAAGCCTTGCTGCATGCCTCGGAACTGTACGAGGCTGCGATGGGTACGGAATTCGCCAACCTCGGCATCGAGGTCAAACCGACCCTGAACCTGGCGCAGATGATGAAACAGAAAGATGAAAGCGTCGCTGGCCTGACCAAGGGCATCGAGTTTCTCTTTCGCAAAAACAAAGTCGACTGGATCAAGGGCTGGGGCCACATCGACGGCCCTGGCAAAGTCAGCGTGACTGAGCATCAGGGCAACAAGGTCGAACTGACCGCGAAAGACATCATCATCGCCACCGGTTCAGAGCCCACTCCCCTGCCCGGCGTCGAGATCGACAACCAGCGCATCCTCGATTCCACCGGCGCGTTGTCCTTGAGTGAAGTGCCCCGCCATCTGGTGGTCATCGGTGCCGGCGTGATCGGTCTGGAACTCGGATCTGTCTGGCGGCGGCTAGGCGCGCAGGTAACGGTGATCGAATACCTCGACCGCATCTGTCCCGGTGTCGACGCTGAGGCGGGTAAAACCTTGCAGCGCGCGCTGGGCAAACAGGGCATCAACTTCAAACTGAGTTCGAAAGTCACCAGCGCTACGTCCTCTGCCAGCGGCGTGCAACTCAACATTGAGCCCGCCGCCGGCGGTAGCGCCGAGTTACTGGAGGCTGATTACGTGCTGGTGGCCATCGGTCGCCGTCCCTACACCGCAGGTCTGGGGCTGGAAAATGTCGGACTGAGTACCGACAAGCGCGGCATGCTTGCCAACAAACAACACCGCACCGAAGCTCCCGGCGTTTGGGTGATCGGCGACGTGACGTCAGGGCCGATGCTCGCGCACAAGGCCGAAGACGAAGCCATGGCCTGTATCGAGCAAATCCACGGCAAGGCCGGCGAGGTCAATTACGAGCTGATCCCCAACGTGATCTACACCCGGCCGGAACTGGCCAGCGTCGGCAAGACCGAAGAGCAACTGAAAGCTGAAGGTCGCGCCTACAAGGTCGGCAAATTCCCCTTCACCGCCAACAGCCGGGCGAAGATCAATCACGAAACCGAGGGCTTTGCCAAAGTCCTCGCCGACGAGCGCACCGATGAAGTGCTTGGCGTACATCTGGTGGGCCCGAGCGTCAGCGAAATGATTGGCGAGTTTTGCGTGGCGATGGAATTCAGCGCCTCGGCTGAAGACATTGCCCTGACCTGTCACCCGCATCCGACCCGCTCAGAGGCGTTACGCCAGGCGGCAATGAATGTTGAGGGGATGGCGACACAGATGTAA